The nucleotide sequence GGAACGCCAGCCCGACAAATTGCCCGGAGGTATAAAAACCAATCGCCGTGGCGCGCTCCCGCTCGGGAAACCAACTGGTAACCACCCGATTGTTGATCGGATAAGCCGGTGCTTCCAGGGCGCCAACCGCCATGCGCAGGACGAACAAGGCGATAAAGCTGGCAGCAAAGCCAAGCATCACCGTGGCGATCGACCACAGCAGCAAGGCAACGCTGTAGAGAATGCGCGGCGGCACGCGGTCCACCAGCCAGCCGCCGGGAATTTGCATGGCGGCGTAGGTCCAGCCGAAGGCCGAGAAAATCAACCCGACATGCACCGGGTCGATGTCCAGTTCGCTGGTCAGGGCCGGTGCGGCAATCGACAGGTTACTGCGGTCCAGGTAGTTGATCACCACCGTGATAAATAACAGGACCATGATGAAATAGCGCTTGCGACTAGGCGCCACCAAAGACGCGTGTCCGGTGCTTGGAGGGGAGAGCATAGAGGCCTCTTTTTATGGTTGTTGAGGACGGGGAAGCTGGGGCACTAATACCTGCAGGAGCGAGGGGGCGCCCAGCGCTTGCTCGCGAAAATCGTCAACGATGACACGGGAAGCCTGACTCCCCGAGGCGCTCTCAGGTTTTTCGCGGGCAAGCCCGCTCCTACAGGGTGTCAGCTCACCACTCGGCAAAACTGCCATCGGCATGGCGCCAGATCGGGTTGCGCCAGCGGTGGCCGATGGCGGCGCGTTCGATCACATATTCCTCGTTGATCTCGATACCCAGGCCCGGCCCGTTGGGGATTTTCACGAAGCCCTGGTCATAATCGAAGACGCCCGGATCCCGGACGTAGTCCAGCAGGTCATTGCTCTCGTTGTAGTGAATGCCCAGGCTCTGCTCCTGGATAAACGCGTTGTAGCAAACCGCGTCCAGTTGCAGGCATGCCGCCAGCGCAATCGGCCCCAACGGACAGTGCAGGGCCAGCGCCACATCGTAGGCTTCGGCCATATTGGCGATCTTGCGGGTTTCGGTAATGCCGCCGGCGTGGGACGCATCCGGCTGGATGATGTCGACGTAGCCTTCGCTGAGCACACGCTTGAAATCCCAGCGCGAGAACAGCCGCTCGCCAAGAGCAATCGGGGTGCTGGTCAGCGGCGCCAGTTCTTTCAACGCTTCATAGTTTTCGCTGAGCACCGGCTCTTCGATGAACATCAGCTTGTACGGGTCCAACTCCTTCATCAGCACCTTGGCCATCGGCTTATGGACCCGCCCATGGAAGTCCACGCCAATGCCGACGTTCGGCCCCACCGCATCGCGCACGGCGGCGACGTTGGCCAGGGCCTGGTCGACCTTTTCAAAGGTATCGAGGAATTGCAGCTCTTCGGTGCCGTTCATCTTCACCGCGGTAAAACCACGGGAAACCGCTTCTTTGGCGGCGCGGGCGGTGTCGGCCGGGCGGTCGCCACCGATCCACGAGTACACACGAATCTTGTTGCGCACCTGGCCGCCCAGCAGGTCGCTGACCGACACGCCCAGCGCCTTGCCCTTGATGTCCCACAGCGCCTGGTCGATACCCGCCAGCGCGCTCATATGAATCGCGCCACCACGGTAGAAACCGCCGCGATACAGCACTGTCCAGATGTCTTCGATATTGCGCGGGTCTTTGCCGATCAAGTAGTCGGACAGTTCCTCGACGGCCGCCGCCACAGTGTGGGCGCGGCCTTCAACCACGGGCTCGCCCCAGCCAGTCACGCCCTGATCGGTTTCCACTTTGAGGAAACACCAGCGCGGCGGCACGATGTAAGTCGTCAGTTTGGTGATTTTCATCTTCTTATCTCTCTTGTCGGATGCGACGCCCGTGGCGCCATACACAATCAGTTCAAGGCATTCCAGGCCGCGACATACGCCTGGGCGCGGCTCGCCACTTGATCAACTGTCATGCCCGGCTTGAACAGCCCGGAGCCCAGTCCAAAACCTTTGACGCCGGCGTCGACGAACACCTGCATGTTGTCCGGTGTGATGCCGCCGACGGGCAGCAACACCGTGCCGGCCGGCAAGACGGCAAGCCAGGCCTTGACCACCGCCGGGCCCATTTGCTCGGCCGGGAACAGCTTCAACACATCAGCGCCCTCAGCCAGCGCCGCAAACGCTTCGGTCGGCGTGGCAACACCGGGCGACAGGTACAGGCCCGCGGCCTTTGCCGCGCGCAGCACCTGGGCATCGCTGTGGGGCATCACGATCACTTGGCCGCCCGCCGCCTTGACCTGCTGCACCTGCTCGGCGGTCAGCACCGTGCCGGCGCCGATCAGGCAATCGGCGGGCAGGCTGTCGCGCAAGGTGCGGATGCTGGTGTAAGGGTCCGGCGAGTTGAGCGGCACTTCGATGACCCGGAATCCGGCCTGGTACAACACCTGGCCGATAGCGTGGGCCTCATCCGGGCGCAGGCCGCGCAGGATTGCGATCAAACCGTTGTGTGTCAGTGCTTGCTTGAGCATCTCAGGCCTCCAATAAGGGTTGAACGAGCCCGGCCGCGACAGCCAGTTGCCACAAGCCCCGTTCAGCGGCCTCGCGCGCCAGGGTCACGTGGGGAAAGCCGCATGACTGGAGGGCCCGCTGATAGCGGCTGCACAACGCGTTGTTGCCCACCAGAACGATATCGCGGTGCTGGGTGTTGTTGCGTGCCCGCAAGCCGGAGAGCTCGTGGCCAATCAGCAGGCCGGAAAGGTAATCCGGCTGTTCCTCGGGGCTCAGCTCGCCGGCCAAACCCAGCGCACGGGTGCTGAACAGCGTCGACAGCAGGCCCATCTTGCCGTCGGCCGACAGCGTTACCTGCACACCTCGGTCAAACGCGGCGGCCTGGAACGTGTCAGCGGTTTTTTGCGTGCGACCCAGGATGCTGTGATCGCGCAACACGGCAAACAGCTCGCCAGTCATGAAGGTGTCGAAATGGGTGATGCAACCGCGGCTCACTTCGACCCATTTGGAATGGCTCCCCGGCAAGCCGATCAACACGTCATCGGCGGTCAGGCTTTGCAGTACGCCCAATACTTGGGTTTCCTCGCCGCGCATCACGTTGGCCACGCCGTCGCGCTGCATCACGCCCGGCACGATATGCACGTCGCTGCCGCGCAGGCTGCGCACCACGTGCAACGCCTGTCCCAAGGTCGTGACATCGGCCGGGCTGTCACGGTACGCCGTCTCGCTCCAGCCCTGGGCGCTGCCCACCATACCGCAGGCAATGACCGGCAGGTGAGGCTGGGTATCCAGCCAATCTCCACAGGCCGCATCAAAGGCCAACTCGAAGCCATTGCTGCAATGCACACCGTTAATCATCCGCGCCTCGGTGGGCAAATGCATGATCCCCGAGGCCAGGGAGCGTCGTTCAAGGACTTGGCCACCAGGACCGAGTTTGTAGGCACGAAGGGAGGTGGTTCCCCAATCGAGCGCGATCAATTGCGCCTGCATCGCTTCACCTGAAGTCAGAGAGTGCTGAAAAAGCAGATGAGGCGAATATAAACCTAAGGCCTACGAAATCTCAATATATAAATACAGATCCCATATATTGGAACAAGCTAAAGGGAGTTCCCCGCGCGTTCACACGCTTACACTGCTCAACCGTGGGGAGTCAGGCCTGGAAAATCGACAGATCCAGGGTACGCATGGCGCCCATCCAGATTGCGTGCTCAGTGTGATCCTTCAGGTCGTCGCCGGTGTCGGGATGCAGGAACACCACCAGCCCGTTGCGATTAAGCGCCAGCCACGGCAGCGCCAAGCCGATGTACTCGGGATCGAACGCCAACTGGCAACTCCAGTCGGGGTGCGGCCCCACCGGGCGCTCATGCATGCGTCCCATGCGCAAGGGAAATATGGTCGCCGCGTCTTCACAGAGCTTGCGCGCCTGGTCGAGGGTAGTGGCGTCGAAGTAGATATGGGCGTGATACCCCTTGATACGTTGCATGCCAGGCTCCGGACTCGGTAATCGGCAAATCCTAGACCGCAATGGAGGGCAGGGCCAGCCCCGTCAGTGACTGCGCGCTGCTGGCCTGTTCCGCAGCCAGCCAGTCGACAAAGCGATCGATCAGTTGTCCACGCCGTTTGCGCTGGGGCAGCACCACGTAATAGCCGTAACGCGAAATCACTGTGTCGCCAATCGGACGACACAACCACTTCTGTTGCAACAGATCGTCCACCAGATGCCGCCAACCAATGGCCACGCCCTGGCCGGCAATCGCCGCCTGGATCAGCAGCGTGTAGTTGTCGAAGCGCAATGGCCCCGGCCCCGGCGCGGCGGTGATGCCCAGCGCTCGGAAGACGCCGCTCCAGTCGAACCATTGGCTGTTGTTTTCCTGGCGCAGGTGCAGCAACGGGTAGTCCTGCAAACTCTCCAGCGACAGCGGCGTGTTACGACCCTTGAGCAATTGCGGACTGCACACCGGGAATACTTCTTCGTTGAACAGCCATTGGCTGTCGCCCTGTTTGAAACGGCCATCGCCGAACAGCACCGCCACGTCGATATCGCTGCGCAAGGTTGCATGGTTGCGCTCGCTGGTCACCAGGCTCACGTCCACCTGCGGGTTGGCGTCATGAAAACGCTGCAGGCGCGGCATCAGCCAGTACGCGGCGAACGCAAAATCCGTCGCCACCTGCAGGACTTCATGCTGATCCTGCTGGGTGATGGCACTCAAGCCCTGGTTAATGTGCTGTAAACCACCCTGCACATGCTCGAACAGCACAGCCCCAGCCTCGGTCAGTTCGATGCCCCGGTAAATGCGATCAAACAGGCGAATGCCGAGCCGCTCTTCGAGGCGTTTGATCTGCTGGCTGATCGCCGGTTGAGTGGTGCCGAGTTCCATCGCCGCCGCGGTAAAGCTGCGTTGGCGGGCGGCCACTTCAAAGGCGCGCAGCAGATCCAGGGACAGCTCACCAAGGGCTTCATACATAAGCAGTGCTTATCCTAGACATTGTTTTCCATGGGCTTTACCAAGTTTTCCGTGGGCTGCATCCTCAACCACAGCATTCTCGCATAACTATTCACTATGGAACGCCGCGAAACCATGAAGCGCAAGAACATTCTTTTCATCATGGCCGATCAAATGGCCGCGCCGTTGCTTCCGTTCTACGGTTCTTCGCCTATCAAACTACCGAACCTGAGCCGACTGGCCGCTGAAGGAGTGGTGTTCGACGCCGCGTACTGCAACAGCCCATTGTGTGCGCCATCGCGCTTCACCCTGGTCAGTGGTCAGTTGCCGAGCAAGATCGGCGCCTATGACAACGCAGCGGACTTTCCCGCCGACGTGCCTACTTACGCCCATTACCTGCGCCGTCTCGGCTACCGCACCGCGCTGTCGGGCAAGATGCATTTCTGCGGTCCGGACCAACTCCACGGTTATGAAGAGCGCCTGACCAGCGATATCTACCCGGCCGACTATGGCTGGGCGGTGAATTGGGACGAGCCCGACGTACGCCCTACCTGGTACCACAACATGGCGTCGGTGCTGCAAGCCGGTCCCTGCGTACGCACCAATCAGCTGGATTTTGACGAAGAGGTGGTGTTCAAGGCCCAGCAATACCTGTTCGACCACATCCGCGAAGACGGCGATCAGCCGTTCTGCCTGACCGTGTCGATGACTCATCCTCACGATCCGTACACCATTCCCAAACCGTTCTGGGATCTGTACGACGACAACGACATCCCAATGCCGACGACACCGGCGCAGAGCACACTCGATCCGCACTCCCAGCGCCTGCTCAAGGTCTACGACCTGTGGGACAAGCCGCTGCCGTTGAACAAGATCCGCGATGCGCGCCGCGCGTACTTCGGCGCCTGCAGCTACATCGACAGTAATGTCGGCAAGCTGCTGCAAACCCTCGAAGACACCGGCCTGGCCGATGGCACCCTGATCGTCTTCTCCGGCGACCACGGCGACATGCTGGGGGAGCGCGGGCTCTGGTACAAAATGCACTGGTTTGAAATGGCCGCCCGAGTGCCGCTGTTGATCAGTGCGCCGGGGCAGTTCAAGGCCGCTCGGGTGAGCGCGGCGGTGTCCACGGCGGACCTGTTGCCGACCCTGGTGGAACTGGCCGGCGGTGAACTGGACGCCAACCTGCCCCTGGACGGGCGCTCGCTGGTCCCGCACTTGCAGGGGCAGGGCGGGCATGACGAAGTGTTCGGCGAATACATGGCCGAAGGCACCATCAGCCCGCTGATGATGATCCGTCGTGGCGCTTACAAATTCATCTACAGCGAAGACGATCCTTGCCTATTGTTTGATGTGCACAACGACCCGCGTGAACAGCAAGAGCTCAGCCAGTCGCCGCAGCATCGCGCGCTGTTCGACGCGTTCCTCAGCGAAGCGCGGGCCAAATGGGACATCCCGGCGATCCACCAGCAGGTGCTCGCCAGCCAACGCCGTCGGCGCCTGGTAAGCGAAGCGCTGACCCAAGGCAAACTCAAGAGCTGGGATCACCAGCCGCTGGTGGACGCCACCCAGCAGTACATGCGCAACCATATCGACCTGGACGATCTGGAACGCAAGGCGCGTTATCCACAACCCTGCCAAAACCAATAAATTCAGTTAGGGGAAGGCCATGCAAACGTTATCCACAACCCATTTATCCAGGCTATTGGGCGCTGGGCTGCTACTGTTGAGCGCCACCAGTGTGTATGCCGATTCCAGTTGCGAGACGGTGAAGATGGCCGATCCAGGCTGGAGCGATATTGCCGCGACCAATGCCATTACCGGTTTTCTATTGAGCGGCATGGGCTACAAGCCCGAGATCGCCACCTTGGCCGTGCCGATCATCTACGGCGGGCTCAAGGACAGCCAGATGGATGTGTTCATGGGTAACTGGATGCCGGCGCAACAAGGCTTCTACGACAAGTTCGTGGCCAATGGTGATGTGGTGCAGTTGGCAAAAAACCTCGAGGGCACCGAATTCACCCTCGCCGTGCCGGATTACGTATGGGACGCCGGCGTGCGTGATTTTGCCGACTTGAATAAATTTGCCGACAAGTTTGGCAAGAAGGTCTACGGCATCGGTTCCGGCGCGCCGGCCAATCTCTCGCTGCACGAGATCATCAAGAAAAATGACTTCGATCTTGGCCAGTGGAAGCTGGTCGAATCCAGTGAACAAGCGATGCTGGCCGAAGTGTCCCGGGCCGTGAAGCGCAAGCGTTTCGTCACTTTCCTCGGCTGGACGCCGCACCCAATGAACGTGCAGTTGAAGATGCATTACCTCAAAGGCGGCGAGAAATACTTTGGCGACACCGGCAGCGTGTATACGTTGACCCGCAAGGGATATGCACAGGCCTGCCCGAATGTCGGGAAGCTGCTGACCAACCTGAGTTTTACCCAGGAGATGGAGAACAGCATCATGGCCGAGGTGGCGGACAAGAAAGTCAGCAATGAAGAAGCGGCGAAAGCCTGGATCAAGGCCAATCCGGCAGTGTTGGATAAGTGGTTGGATGGGGTGAAGACAGTAGATGGCGAGGATGCGTTGGCGTCTGTCAAAGCCAAGCTTTGACAGCCATCCCCACCCTAACCCTGTCGAAACTTCGGACCTCCCCAATGGGGGAAAGGGGCTGAGCGAAGTGTGCTGATAATTGGCGACCTGATAGTCCGAGTAACGAGCTTGCAGGTCGCTGCAAATCATCAATGTCTCCGGATCGGCCCCCACCCCTCTGGGCATAGGTATCGACACGATGTTGCCTCACGTTTAAATCCAGAGCTGTTGTGGCGAGCGGGCTTGCCCCGCGCTGGGCTGCGAAGCAGCCCCAGTAAGCCAAATGCGCTGTATCAGATACTCCGCAACGGCTGGTTTTGAGGCTGCTCCGCAACCCAGCGCGGGGCAAGCCCGCTCGCCACCGGGAAATTCGTCAGTTTCTGACAGTTGTGCAGACCTTGCCCCAATCCCTCCAACCCTTCACCCTTGTTTCCATCGCCCAAGCCCGAGTTCGTCATGCCACGGCCCAACCGCCATACTCTTTTTCCGTTCCTCAGTTGGCTCCCTCAACAGACCCGCGCCAGCGTCCGGCGTGATGCGATGGTCGGTCTCAGCGGCGCCGTTCTCGCACTACCGCAATCCATCGCCTACGCCCTGATCGCCGGCCTGCCACCGGAATATGGCCTGTACGCCGCGATCATCCCGGTGCTGATCGCCTGTCTCTGGGGCTCGTCCTGGCATCTGATCTGCGGCCCCACGGCGGCGATTTCGATTGTGCTCTACGCCAGCATCAGCCCGTTGGCGCTGCCCGGCTCCCAGGACTACATCACCCTGATCCTGTTGCTGACGTTTCTGGCCGGTGTCTTCCAATGGTTATTGGGCATGTTGCGCTTCGGCGCGCTGGTGAATTTTGTCTCGCACTCGGTGGTCATCGGTTTCACCCTGGGCGCCGCCGTGGTCATTGCCCTGGGCCAGTTGCCCAACCTGCTGGGGCTGGACCTGCCAAGCGAGGCAACGGCGATCAATAGCCTGCTGGCGTTGATCGGCCACAGCAGGGAGTGGGACCGACCTTCGCTGGTGCTCGGATTGGGCACCTTGCTGGTGGGCGTGGTGCTCAAATACTGGGTACCACGCTGGCCGACCTTGTTGATTGCCCTGGCCTTGGGCAGCCTAGCGGCATGGCTCTGGCCGTCGCTGTTCGGGCATGTGGCGCGGGTCAGTTCATTTGTCGGCAAACTGCCGCCGTTCAGCCCTCTGCCGCTGCTGGACCTGGACATGATCCTGCGCCTGCTGCCCAGCGCTGTGGCCGTGGGCATGCTGGGACTGGTGACCAGCCTGTCGATCGCCCGCTCGTTATCCACGCGCTCGCAACAACTGCTCGACGCCAACCAGGAAGTCCGCGCCCAGGGTTTATCCAATATCGCCGGCGGATTTTTCTCCGGCTATCTGTCGGCCGGTTCCTTCACACGCTCCGGGCTCAGCGTTGAGGCCGGTGCCCGCTCACCATTGGCCGGGGTATTTTCTGCCTTGTGGGTCACGCTGTTTGCACTGTTCGGTGCCTCGCTGATCGCCCATATCCCGATCCCGAGCATGGCCGCCAGCATCCTGCTGATTTGTTGGGGGCTGGTGGATTATCGGGGCATTCGGGCGGTGTTCCGGGTCAGTCGCGCAGAGTTTGTGGTGATGAGCCTGACGTGCCTGGCCACGCTGCTGTTGGAGTTGCAGGCGGCGATCTATGCCGGGGTGCTGGCGTCGCTGTTTTTCTACCTCAAGCGCACGTCGCAACCACGGGTCCAACAATGGCGCGACGGGGAGGAAGACGTATTGCGGGTCGACGGCTCGATTTTTTTTGGCGCCAGCCATTACCTGCAAGTGCGGTTGCAGAGTTTGCAGGGCCAACGCGTGGTGATCGAGGCGCAGCAAATCAACTTTATCGACTACTCCGGGGTGACCATGCTGCACCAGGAAGCCAGGCGACTGGAAGGTCTGGGACGCAGCCTCAGATTACGTGGGGCCCGACCGCAAGTGGTGGATGAATTGAAAAAACTGGAAGGGGCCGAGCAATGCCCCATCCAGTTCGATGACTGATTACAGCGCCAGCTGTCGACGCAACTCAGCCAGCACCGGCACGGTGTCCGGCCGCACGCCGCGCCACAGAAAGAACGCTTCCGCCGCTTGTTCCGCGAGCATGCCCAAGCCGTCCATCGCCACGGCAGCGCCCTGGTCACTGGCCCAGCGACAGAATGCCGTCGGCTGCTTGGCATACATCATGTCGTAGCAAAAGGTCTTGCCCGGTTCGATCAAACTGCCGGCGATCGGCGGTACATCGCCAGACAAGCTGGCGGACGTAGCGTTAATGATCAGGTCCACCGACTCGTGCAACCAATCAAAACCACTGGCCGAAACCGGGCCGAGGTCGTCGAATGATTCAGCCAGCAACTCGGCCTTTTCCACCGTGCGATTGGCAATGATCAGCGACCCCGGCTTTTCCGCCAGCAACGGTTCCAGCGCCCCACGCACAGCGCCGCCGGCGCCCAACAGAAGAATGCGCTTGTCTTCAAGGCTGAACCCGGCATTGACTGTCAGGTCGCGCACCAGGCCGGCGCCGTCGGTGTTATCACCCAGCAGGCTGCCATCGGCGAGCTTGCTCAAGGTGTTTACCGCTCCGGCACGCTGGGCACGTTCGGTGAGGGTATTGGCCAAGCGATAAGCCTCTTCCTTGAACGGCACAGTGACGTTAGCGCCACGGCCCTGTTGGAAAAACTCACGGGCGCACGTGGTGAAATCCTCCAGTGGTGCGAGCAAAGTGCTGTAGTCCAACTGCTCGCCGGTCTGCTCGGCGAACAAGCGATGGATCAGCGGCGACTTGCTGTGCCCGATGGGGTTGCCAAACACCACATAACGATCCATCAGCTCGCCGCCTTCGGCGCGGCAACGCCCAGCCAGTCGCGGTCTTGCAGAAAGTAATTGGTCAGGCGCGCTTCTTCGCTCCCGGCGGCGGCTTTCCAGTCATAGCTCCAGCGTACTTGCGGCGGCAGGGACATCAGGATCGATTCGGTACGCCCACCTGATTGCAGGCCGAACAATGTGCCGCGGTCATACACCAGGTTGAATTCCACGTAGCGGCCACGACGAAACTCCTGGAATGCTCGCTGTTGCTCGGTATAAGCCATGGCTTTACGGCGCTGGACGATCGGCAGGTAGGCGTCGATATAGGCATCGCCGATGGCGCGCATGAAAGCGAAGCAGGTGTCGAAGTCCCACGCATTCAAATCATCGAAGAACAGGCCGCCGATGCCCCGGGGCTCGTTGCGATGCTTGATATGGAAATAGCTGTCGCACCAGGCTTTGTAACGCGCATAGACATCCGGCCCGAACGGCGCGCAAGCCTGCTCGGCCACCCGGTGCCAGTGGATGCAGTCTTCTTCGTTGCCGTAATAAGGCGTCAGGTCGAAGCCGCCACCGAACCACCAGACGGCTTCTTCGCCGTCTTTTTCCGCGATGAAAAACCGCACATTGGCGTGGGACGTCGGCACATGGGGGTTGTGCGGATGGATCACCAGCGACACGCCCAGGGCCTCAAAGCCGCGACCGGCCAGCTCGGGACGGTGGGCGCTGGCAGACGGTGGGAGGTTCGCGCCAAATACGTGGGAAAAATTAACGCCGCCTTTTTCGATCACCGAACCGTTCTCGATCACTCGTGTGCGCCCCCCGCCACCGGCAGGCCGGGTCCAGGCGTCTTCAATAAAGCGAGTGTCCGTCTCGAAGGTTTCCAGGGCGCTGCAAATACGGTCTTGCAGGTCGAGCAGGTAGGCTTTAACAGCCTCGGTGCGGGTAGTCATGGCATCACCTTGAATCGGGCAAAGCTACGCGAGGCCATTGGGCATCGGCGGCAAATGGGCGCACAGGATAACACCGCCTCAAGTACTGCCGCAGTTGACGAAGATCAAGCTTAGGAGTCCGATAGGAGTCCTTCGTGAAAACGACCCAAGGAGAGTGCAGATGCCCAAACGTATCCAGTTCCGAGCCCATGGCGGCCCTGAAGTCCTTGAATATGAGGACTACACGCCGGCAGAGCCGGGCCCGCAGCAGGTCCGCGTCAGCAACAAAGCGATTGGCCTGAACTTCATCGATACCTACTTCCGCAGCGGCCTGTACGCACCTCCAGCCTTACCGTCGGGCCTGGGCGCGGAAGGGGCCGGAGTCGTGGATGCGGTGGGCAGCGAAGTCACGCAATTCAAGGTCGGCGACCGCGTGGCCTATGGCAGCGGACCACTGGGTGCCTACAGCGAGCTGCATGTGCTGCCAGCCGCCAACCTGGTGCACCTGCCCGACAGCATCAGCTTTGAACAGGCCGCCGGCGCCATGCTCAAGGGCCTGACCGTGCAGTACCTGCTGCGCCAGACCTATGAACTCAAAGGCGGTGAAACCATCTTGTTTCATGCGGCAGCGGGCGGTGTCGGTTCCCTCGCGTGCCAATGGGCGAAAGCCCTGGGTGTGAAGCTGATTGGTACAGTCAGCTCGCCGGAAAAAGCCGCGCTGGCCAAATCGCTCGGGGCCTGGGAAACCATCGATTACAGCAAGGAAAATGTTGCGCAACGGGTACTGGAGTTGACCGACGGCAAGAAA is from Pseudomonas mucidolens and encodes:
- the betC gene encoding choline-sulfatase, encoding MKRKNILFIMADQMAAPLLPFYGSSPIKLPNLSRLAAEGVVFDAAYCNSPLCAPSRFTLVSGQLPSKIGAYDNAADFPADVPTYAHYLRRLGYRTALSGKMHFCGPDQLHGYEERLTSDIYPADYGWAVNWDEPDVRPTWYHNMASVLQAGPCVRTNQLDFDEEVVFKAQQYLFDHIREDGDQPFCLTVSMTHPHDPYTIPKPFWDLYDDNDIPMPTTPAQSTLDPHSQRLLKVYDLWDKPLPLNKIRDARRAYFGACSYIDSNVGKLLQTLEDTGLADGTLIVFSGDHGDMLGERGLWYKMHWFEMAARVPLLISAPGQFKAARVSAAVSTADLLPTLVELAGGELDANLPLDGRSLVPHLQGQGGHDEVFGEYMAEGTISPLMMIRRGAYKFIYSEDDPCLLFDVHNDPREQQELSQSPQHRALFDAFLSEARAKWDIPAIHQQVLASQRRRRLVSEALTQGKLKSWDHQPLVDATQQYMRNHIDLDDLERKARYPQPCQNQ
- a CDS encoding SulP family inorganic anion transporter; this encodes MPRPNRHTLFPFLSWLPQQTRASVRRDAMVGLSGAVLALPQSIAYALIAGLPPEYGLYAAIIPVLIACLWGSSWHLICGPTAAISIVLYASISPLALPGSQDYITLILLLTFLAGVFQWLLGMLRFGALVNFVSHSVVIGFTLGAAVVIALGQLPNLLGLDLPSEATAINSLLALIGHSREWDRPSLVLGLGTLLVGVVLKYWVPRWPTLLIALALGSLAAWLWPSLFGHVARVSSFVGKLPPFSPLPLLDLDMILRLLPSAVAVGMLGLVTSLSIARSLSTRSQQLLDANQEVRAQGLSNIAGGFFSGYLSAGSFTRSGLSVEAGARSPLAGVFSALWVTLFALFGASLIAHIPIPSMAASILLICWGLVDYRGIRAVFRVSRAEFVVMSLTCLATLLLELQAAIYAGVLASLFFYLKRTSQPRVQQWRDGEEDVLRVDGSIFFGASHYLQVRLQSLQGQRVVIEAQQINFIDYSGVTMLHQEARRLEGLGRSLRLRGARPQVVDELKKLEGAEQCPIQFDD
- a CDS encoding choline sulfate utilization transcriptional regulator; translation: MYEALGELSLDLLRAFEVAARQRSFTAAAMELGTTQPAISQQIKRLEERLGIRLFDRIYRGIELTEAGAVLFEHVQGGLQHINQGLSAITQQDQHEVLQVATDFAFAAYWLMPRLQRFHDANPQVDVSLVTSERNHATLRSDIDVAVLFGDGRFKQGDSQWLFNEEVFPVCSPQLLKGRNTPLSLESLQDYPLLHLRQENNSQWFDWSGVFRALGITAAPGPGPLRFDNYTLLIQAAIAGQGVAIGWRHLVDDLLQQKWLCRPIGDTVISRYGYYVVLPQRKRRGQLIDRFVDWLAAEQASSAQSLTGLALPSIAV
- a CDS encoding DOPA 4,5-dioxygenase family protein yields the protein MQRIKGYHAHIYFDATTLDQARKLCEDAATIFPLRMGRMHERPVGPHPDWSCQLAFDPEYIGLALPWLALNRNGLVVFLHPDTGDDLKDHTEHAIWMGAMRTLDLSIFQA
- a CDS encoding 2-dehydro-3-deoxygalactonokinase, translated to MQAQLIALDWGTTSLRAYKLGPGGQVLERRSLASGIMHLPTEARMINGVHCSNGFELAFDAACGDWLDTQPHLPVIACGMVGSAQGWSETAYRDSPADVTTLGQALHVVRSLRGSDVHIVPGVMQRDGVANVMRGEETQVLGVLQSLTADDVLIGLPGSHSKWVEVSRGCITHFDTFMTGELFAVLRDHSILGRTQKTADTFQAAAFDRGVQVTLSADGKMGLLSTLFSTRALGLAGELSPEEQPDYLSGLLIGHELSGLRARNNTQHRDIVLVGNNALCSRYQRALQSCGFPHVTLAREAAERGLWQLAVAAGLVQPLLEA
- a CDS encoding 2-dehydro-3-deoxy-6-phosphogalactonate aldolase, whose protein sequence is MLKQALTHNGLIAILRGLRPDEAHAIGQVLYQAGFRVIEVPLNSPDPYTSIRTLRDSLPADCLIGAGTVLTAEQVQQVKAAGGQVIVMPHSDAQVLRAAKAAGLYLSPGVATPTEAFAALAEGADVLKLFPAEQMGPAVVKAWLAVLPAGTVLLPVGGITPDNMQVFVDAGVKGFGLGSGLFKPGMTVDQVASRAQAYVAAWNALN
- the dgoD gene encoding galactonate dehydratase; protein product: MKITKLTTYIVPPRWCFLKVETDQGVTGWGEPVVEGRAHTVAAAVEELSDYLIGKDPRNIEDIWTVLYRGGFYRGGAIHMSALAGIDQALWDIKGKALGVSVSDLLGGQVRNKIRVYSWIGGDRPADTARAAKEAVSRGFTAVKMNGTEELQFLDTFEKVDQALANVAAVRDAVGPNVGIGVDFHGRVHKPMAKVLMKELDPYKLMFIEEPVLSENYEALKELAPLTSTPIALGERLFSRWDFKRVLSEGYVDIIQPDASHAGGITETRKIANMAEAYDVALALHCPLGPIALAACLQLDAVCYNAFIQEQSLGIHYNESNDLLDYVRDPGVFDYDQGFVKIPNGPGLGIEINEEYVIERAAIGHRWRNPIWRHADGSFAEW
- the aroE gene encoding shikimate dehydrogenase: MDRYVVFGNPIGHSKSPLIHRLFAEQTGEQLDYSTLLAPLEDFTTCAREFFQQGRGANVTVPFKEEAYRLANTLTERAQRAGAVNTLSKLADGSLLGDNTDGAGLVRDLTVNAGFSLEDKRILLLGAGGAVRGALEPLLAEKPGSLIIANRTVEKAELLAESFDDLGPVSASGFDWLHESVDLIINATSASLSGDVPPIAGSLIEPGKTFCYDMMYAKQPTAFCRWASDQGAAVAMDGLGMLAEQAAEAFFLWRGVRPDTVPVLAELRRQLAL
- the choX gene encoding choline ABC transporter substrate-binding protein, which encodes MQTLSTTHLSRLLGAGLLLLSATSVYADSSCETVKMADPGWSDIAATNAITGFLLSGMGYKPEIATLAVPIIYGGLKDSQMDVFMGNWMPAQQGFYDKFVANGDVVQLAKNLEGTEFTLAVPDYVWDAGVRDFADLNKFADKFGKKVYGIGSGAPANLSLHEIIKKNDFDLGQWKLVESSEQAMLAEVSRAVKRKRFVTFLGWTPHPMNVQLKMHYLKGGEKYFGDTGSVYTLTRKGYAQACPNVGKLLTNLSFTQEMENSIMAEVADKKVSNEEAAKAWIKANPAVLDKWLDGVKTVDGEDALASVKAKL
- the hemF gene encoding oxygen-dependent coproporphyrinogen oxidase, whose amino-acid sequence is MTTRTEAVKAYLLDLQDRICSALETFETDTRFIEDAWTRPAGGGGRTRVIENGSVIEKGGVNFSHVFGANLPPSASAHRPELAGRGFEALGVSLVIHPHNPHVPTSHANVRFFIAEKDGEEAVWWFGGGFDLTPYYGNEEDCIHWHRVAEQACAPFGPDVYARYKAWCDSYFHIKHRNEPRGIGGLFFDDLNAWDFDTCFAFMRAIGDAYIDAYLPIVQRRKAMAYTEQQRAFQEFRRGRYVEFNLVYDRGTLFGLQSGGRTESILMSLPPQVRWSYDWKAAAGSEEARLTNYFLQDRDWLGVAAPKAAS